The region TAAAGTATATCctgagtgaagaacaaagttcgctcgaaggaaaatgcaagcatattcaacgataagccaagttcaAATAACATCCTACGAGTTCagcagtgctcaggcatcaagcctgttaaactTTAtgagttacaaaaccactcggcattccgaggcaaatttaaggtgaagcatagaagtttttcttactcctcgggtggaggactggaaggcgcgacaaactggtccaggtcgattctatcagcaatccgagtggcagcagcaatgaagatcTCCAtaaaagattggaagtcatgcttcttggtgttggaCACTTTGAGggatgccagcttgtcctctcgcgcatccttgcagtgaacacggaccagggacagagcaacatcagcaccacacctggtaCAAGACTTCTTCCAagttcttgcactcgacctggaacttcattcagtcgagtcattagagactcgaggtcattttgaagtgtcTCTCTCGGCCAGAGTGTCATGTCGATCTgcgacgccgcaaccttcagtcgagcaaggtactcaaccacaccagcaacacgagactccagtcggagcacgttcatggcagtttcatccttcacaggagaattaatgggatccaagcctgtctccactcgactggtctcctccttgaagttttggcagaattctgtaaacacaactcaAAGATGAGCCAGCAGTTCTATGATAAGTCAGTGATTACAAGTCAGTCGggtaggagagattaccctcaagcatgatgaataacttcttggcgagccctcccagataagcctccagatcgttcttcttccccatcagttcactagccttgtcactcagagctatcttgtcattcttcagacggctgacttccttattggccgcatcgagagcagctttcaggttggcattctcctcttcaagtttaccgactgaagccagcttctcttccgcaagctttgttttgtccaaagccgccttctgcgcctcggcaagttcctggtctttcttcttcagagcctccttcgtttatctgcaaaatgacaatgagatcagaatcaagaaTGGGAAGAAGGATAAGaacagtcgtcaagttctcaccaatcatacaTTTTGCTTCGTCCTTTGCCTTCtggaagttctcctgaacaagcttcaagtcaaggtcgagctggatatgtttgttttccaactcagtatagccagccacaagctcgcaagatttttgcgaagagtcagtcgacagacatcaaaagaaaggtcgcttccgagtgactaagagaaaaaccgtaacatttctaagactacagtcgaatcaaaatatttgatagtagtctcggggactacacctagtgggtgcactcaatgTGGCCCCACTAGTTTTATCGACTTGATCTGATCAGTCGACCAaaaggaacaaagagattatgatCCCAAAACCATGGCTAACTACCAGCAGTTAGTCTTGGTCTCGTCATGATTTACCAAAAAAAACAACGTCTtcggactacagtcgactgccagcagtccatcgtagtctcgaggactacacccagtgggtgcactcaacgtgcccccattggttccaagattccattcgacatggtccgaccagaccgagtgaagaagttggaATGAATAAATTCAAAATACAaatactacagtcgactgccagcagtccaccatagtctcggggactacacccagtgggtgcactcagcgtgcccccatcaATCCAAAAAATCAATCAACACacacagtgggtgtacagatgcaaatatcttcggaaagaaagtcttcggatagcatatcctaacaaaacaagcggtgaccaactaacctggacattgctctgaagggctgagctagcatcataagccgcttggctggcttcccggatcaccttcacctgctccatcatgatccccgcctggcgtatagcctccttaccagcacccgcttggtcctctgggacgtggtgtgtggcgaaaagggagggcggatcagcaatcgacgacgaaggccgggcactcgtcagcggcacagcgaaggacacagaatgccgagtgacatcgccaccttcttgaaccgatgcctcaggcactgatgcagttcgagtggtcttgccagccggcgcctttTTATTCTTCCTCGCTCTCAGTggcacctcgtcgtcatcatcagggagatcaatgacatgaggaggagttGTAGGATAAATCCAGAGTTAGAAACGAAATCCAATCTACCAAAAGTGAAACTGCAAGAGAGCGTATGAGGGTTGGAGGTGGCAACGTCTTCCATTTCCTGATCGTcgttcttggcggaggtctcggaggtagcagcactgcagattttaGAAACCAGtcgatgagtcgaccaagagttcgtccgtgctaaacaagaaaacacaagttctgatgttacccggagatagtgggagtggccattctcatcttgggcaaggccttcagcGGCTTTGACGGCTTGGActgcttcggcgctttctcagtcggcgccggagaagccgcCCGAGGGCGCTTCGACTATTGCCCAACAGGCACAATCGCTTTGCCACGCTCGCTCGCGGGGTCATGGATGAGCGTGGATCACCTTTACGTATGAGGAGGATCAACTTCCTCTTCCCCCACCCCCTCTTCGCTGGAtccgtcgtcatcctcttccccctcaccatcagattgccactcctcactctcacctccgctcgcctctccctcctcggcctgttcttgcgccccgttgggcgtcgagtacatctcagtcatggcctagaagacaacaaacaagacaaaagtcagtcgactgattttaagcaaacagaatggAGAAAGCAGAATCACAGTCAGAaatgcagaattggaccttgtctacttcatatgattggtcgagtggaggaatcctcctggcccctcgagggttgtctttgttccctgtgatgctggccagccaccgctccagcgtggcatcgtcaatctcctccgggtggatccgagtggtgtcctcagtgctagaatacaaccacatcggatggtctcgagcttgaagcggctggatgcatcgtcggaggaagacctccaagaggtccatgccagtcaccccgtcacggataagctggacgacacgctcgaccagcactttaacctgcgccttctctttcgggaccaccttcagagaggaaggcttcctcactcgttccatggaaaaaggagggagccCAATCGACTGCCCTGGCTTCGGCTGGTCtttgtagtagaaccaggtcgactgccatccacggaccgagtcgggtaagatcatggtcggaaaggagcttttccctctcagctgaaccccaagacccccacacatctgaatcacttgtgttctctcgtcactcgaattggcctttttcaccatctgggagcgacaggtgaagatgtgcttgaaaagaccccaatgaggtcggcaacccaagaaattctcgcacaaagacacgaaagcagcaaggtacacgatggtattgggtgtgaagtggtggagttgcgccccaaagaaattcagaaacccccgaaagaaagggtgaggcggcaaagaaaacccatggtcgacatgggtggccgagagaacacactcaccctcctgaggttgcggctcAGAATCCTTTCCCaggagccgcgccgatccatgggggatcagtccttcgtcggccaggtcgtcaagatctgcttggctaatcgtcgagcggatccagtcgccctggatccagcccggtggcaggccggccctcgatgaagatccgctccgactggtcgcccttcccttcgccttcgccgttgcTTTCttctcccgctccagggccgccgtcttctctttcaccatcgtcactggcgggtCGCGCATAGGGCAGCGGCGCTGAGGCGGAAGCGAGCGCGGCGGCTAAATCTGGAGAAGAGAGGAAgaaatgagaacgcactgttcaaaaaccccccGTTCGGCGCCTTATATGGGGTTGCTTCCGTGTGACTGAcatgtaggcccggacgatcctgtcaaatcctgcaacagtcgcgcgcgcgatacatggcgaaaaaggtggcacggagatcgaggcggccctgccttatcccatccgattactgcggcctcgctccgccccgcgcgcttcccaaaattcgaatcccacaaaatccgcgggttgcagaacaactcgtcagacGAAAGATCTCCTCCGCTCTATCGCTCGGAGCTCTCCAAGTGAAAACTTCACTCGACgggtacaaagaatggatcaaggcgactgaaaaagaagttggtgccgtcacctaaagttcattgatccagaacaagacatactcatagcatggaaaatgggtcggaagaattctcaactccttccccactcaaacctcgatccattcgggggctaaggatgaagctatgtacctagggtagggtcacggacctgtccaaactaccctacccaaggacatctctagaagaaaccacctgtcaatcgactcagaagtgttccactcgactgactcgaagacactcgaccatgaagtcaACCActtgaccatgaagccaaccactcgacagccaggagatctaaagtcactttgCACGCCAACGgttggtcattaagtagcttttatggtcatcataacactttatATGTAGCGCTACCAGTAATGCCcaatcttaatgtatcttaaaccctgcataactgagggccggaggggtctggcggactctatataagccaccccctcctcagtgtaaagggttcgcaaccctgtaactcatacacatataatccagtcgaccgcctccgggctccgagatgtagggctgttacttcctccgagaagggcctgaactcgtaaatcccttgcgtatacaactactccatagctaggatcttgcctctccattagtacccccctacactactgtcaggcttagaaccacgacaatcgcaacagctttcgagggtgaagtacaacccaaatttattgattcgacacaaggtgagccaaagaatattcttgagtattagcagttgagttgtcaattcaaccacacctggataacttagtatctgcagcaaagtatttagtagcaaagtagtatgataataacggtaacggtggtaaaaggtaaagatagtagtagcaatatttttgggttttgtagtagttgtaacagcagcaacggaaaagtaaataagcgaagaacaatatgtgaaaagctcgcaggcaatggatcagtgatggataattatgccggatgtgattcctcatgtaatagctataacataggatgacacagaactagctccaattcatcaatgtaatgtaggcatgtcttccgtaaatagtcatacgtgcttatggaaaagaacttgcatgacatcttttgtcctaccctcccgtggcagcggggtcctaatggaaactaagggatattaaggcctccttttaatagagaaccggaccaaagcattaacacatagtgaatacatgaactcctcaaactacggtcatcaccgagaagtatcccgattattgtcacttcagggttgtcggatcgtaacacataataggtgactatagacttgcaagataggatcaagaacacacatatattcatgaaaacataataggttcagatctgaaatcatggcactcgggccctagtgacaatcattaagcatagcaaagtcatagcaacatcaatctcagaacatagtggatactagggatcaaaccctaacaaaactaacttgattagatggtaaatctcatccaacccatcaccgtccagcaagcctatgatggaattactcactcatggcggtgagcatcatgaaattggtcatggaggatggttgatgatgacgacggcgatgaatccccctctccggagccccgaacggactccagatcagccctcccgagagagattagggcttggcggcggctccgtgtcgtaaaacgcgatgaaactttctctctcatttttttctccgcgagacggaagatatagagttggagttgaggtcggtggaggtccagggggcccatgagataggggggcgcgccctacaggggggcatgACCCCTgtgtcgtggacaggccctgggccccctggtgtatttctttcgcccagaaattcttattaattccaaaaagtgcctccgtagattttcaggacattcggagaacttttcttttctacacataaaacaacatcatggcagttctgctgaaaatagtgtcagtccgggttagtttcattcaaatcatgcaagttagagtccaaaacaagggcaaaagtgtttggaaaagtagatacgttggagacgtatcagatctaGAGACATGTAATCAACtcactcttgaatcatcagtgcaagagtatcgaatgaagaatcaagtgatctcagcaatttcttcaccacctcatgatcggtgatgtcagtggcaccaagtgcttgaagctcatttgagatatcagttaggcgatcgaaggtttgttgaacattttcattgtcgagtcttttgaagtgattgaagagattgcgaagaacatcaactcgggagtcacgttAATTAGAgaatccttcgttgaccttggacagcctgtcccaaatcagcttagcagtttccaaagcactcactctgacatactatcctttgctcagatggccacatatgtactcttcgcttgagaatcgagttgtttgaatctcttcacatcagcagcattcacagacgaagtgactgagggaacaccattttccacaacataccaaagatcgttatcaattgcctcaagatgcatgtgcatcttgtttttccagtagggatagtccgtcccatcgaaggtaggacacccagccgagaccttgattattcctgcagtcgacataactagaactccaggtggttaaactaaaatcacacagaacaaaggAGTGCCTTGCTTTGATactaattgaaagtgtgttatatcgactagaggggggtgaataggcgaattttacaaattcgtcactgaggaatttctaggtgaagaaattcctaagtaacAACACACTAGCAGtgtaataagtactcaggtataagcataacagagcaacaacatagtcatcatgatgaaatgaaaacaagcatagagtacagatagcgtgaaaacaggataagcaggcgAAGACTATgagactgaagaaattggattgaggaaatagagaaagtcttcagtcaaagtcttcaaacagtaatgatcgggttcatcaacacatgaatgaggaaatgaaaggctggaggaaatagaactagttggcttcgtgaagacaatgatttggtagaccagttccaactattgtgacacttgtacgtctggttggagcggctgagtatttaaactcgaggacacacagtcccggacacacagtcctcaccgtattctccttgagctaaagtcacacagacctcgcccaatcactcatggtaagtcttcacaggtgacttccaaaccttcacagacttggtcactcgacgatccacaattcctcttgaatgctcagaccatgatgcctaaccgtttggaggatacacagtcctcaaaggtaacaagcatcggttccacacatgaacaatctcttcagtgatgctcaatcactttgggttcgaaggtgtttgggtttgggatttgggttttcctcacttgatgattttcgctcaaagtcctcggaggatgggatgctctcaatgacaagtgtcagttcctctcagagcagccaaccagataGTTGttgaggggggcggctatttatagcctagggagcagcccgacttgataagacataaatgcccttcaatgatatgaccgttaggtgggtagatattttggacagttggcgcgtagcacatcaacggtcggataTTTTAGGTTCgaattcctcggggctatcatgttcctcactatgtaggcaatctgcactggcgaattcctaactcctcagtcataaCAAGTTCCTCAgcaaccagaagatcttcgtctctgtcactgaagaaattgactgaactgatctgAGATTTCCaacggcttcactcgaaaggattgggtaggtgtaggattttgagatgagcatcacttggaaatcagtttccttagtactaCCTCGACcttctttaacagtacggtgtttcctatgactcaagaaagagaaaatgaaactagaaaaacaaaagtcttcacgcttcataatcctcgcgtgaatatccaagtcttgagggtcacaccaatttcttcactttcaaaatatttaggagaaccaaagtcttcagctgaagacataagtttttaggggttgactttcatcgtaaatatcaaactcctcatcgacttatagagcctgtgtacactcacaaacatattagtcccttaacctataagtcttcaatacaccaaaatcactaaggggcactagatgcacttacacaaataatattcatggatagaactgatcataaactcacaatccatcggatcccaacaaacacactgcaaaaagtcattacatcaaatagatctccaagaacatcgaggagaacattgtattgagagtcaaaaagagagaagaattcatctagctactgcctacggacccgtaggtttgtggtgaactactcacgcatcatcacaggagcaccaatgaggatgatgaacccctccgtgatcgtgttcccctccagCAAGGTGcaagaatagggctctagatttgaTCTCGtgattctggaacttgcggcggctggaattgtgtttcgtcgactcccctagaatTTCTGGAATatctgggtatttatagagctgagaggcggtggagaGGACCTCTGTgggccccacaacccaccagggcatgccaggggcctctggcgcccCCCGGTGTCTTGTGGGGCCCACGAGCCTCCCCTCGTGCATTtctttggctcccaagttgtcttctgggcagaaagaaatctccaaaaagttttgtgccatttggacttcgtttagtattgatattctgtgaagtaaaaacaagcaaaaaaacagcaattggcactgggcaatatgtcaatatgttagtcccaaaaaatgatataaaattactataaaatgtaaaacattcaagaaaaattatagatacgttggagacatatcagatgcCGGCCTTCAACATGGAACGGGCGGATGCGGAGTTCGTCATCCTTAGTCCGACGAGATGGCGGAGCTGTAGaccatcctggagtccatccatgatgaggcctatgtggaggccaaccggGCGTTCCTCCGACGGGAGCAGGCGGAGTCCGACGCGCTCTTCATCGAACTCGACGTGAAGATAGAggcggaggaggccggagcggaGCAGCCGGAGTCACCGGAGCTGCAGCTGCCACCCATGCTGCTGGAGCCGGGCACTGAGATCATCGACATCTCCGACGATGAGTAGCTAGATGATCGACGTAGTACGTAGGTATTTTATTTGCATGTCTTTGTATGGATTTAAGAATCTAGTATGAGATGTCCGGATGCAACAAGTGAAATTTGAGGTGTGCGTTATCACTGCCCGCGGACGCGGGCGTTTGACGGGCCATATTTGTCATATGTGGTTGTAGATTCTCTTAAACCCTCCTCCCTCCCCATCTCAGACGTGACCAACAACGACGCAACGCCGACTTAGCCAGTCTCAACCCTTAGCAGCCACATCGCCCCGCCCCCTCTTCCCTATCCGGTGGTTTTGTCTTGGTGTCGTCCATTTGGCTATCTCAAATGGAAAAGGGAAACAACAAGTTCATGTGATTGTAGGGGACGCTTTTCAAGAAAAGATACTTCTAGGGTTATACCAGATCTCAGTCATCACAAGAGAACTTGAAGCTGCATATGTCAATCCTTGTAGAATTTGTTGTTAATTTTCAACAAATAGTTCTAAATTTCTGATAAAAGACACGTACCACATGAGATTTACAAGTTTACAAGCTCTTGGACTTGTACAAATGATCACCAACATCCTTGCCGgcaagagaaaaaatgataaatgTTTTAATTGGCTCTATAAAAccctaggtactccctccgtcccacaatataaaatATTTTTGGAAGCGAATTTTAGAACCAGCTTTGAACTTCCCTTCAATTGATCCCTGTTGGGATGCGATGCTCACCGGTCATCCAAGAACAATGTATGTCCACTAAAAGGACACTTCCTTTGTGTGTTTGGAATGCACGGAAAGAGAGAAACCGAAGGTCTTCGACGGGTCGAGGATAACCTACACCGGTGGAGCTACACACAAGTCTGTAGGGGGCATCCCCCTCGGCTTGAACAAAATCTATGAAGTTTTTATTATAGGAGAGGCTTTATTGGAAAACAGAAATCTTTTGCTCCCCTCGGAAATTTATGTTTTGTCTTTGGCCCCTCCAGGCATTCCTGTGAAGCTCCACCCCTGCTAACCTACATCGAAGTGGCGAATCTAGCCCTCAAGGATATCAGTGCGTGCAAGCTCCCTTTCGATTGTTACGGTTCCGTCTAGTACATTCTCTATATGGTTTTTGAGGTTTACATGCGTGTCCTTTATAATGGAACAACTCTTGTACATACATGTTTCTCTTTGCCCTCTAAACTAAAGACAGAGCTTCGGTTGATACAAAAAAGTGTACAAACCGTAGTGATCCTCTATCTTTCATTAGACAATTTAAGGGTTTGTTCCTCCAGGTTTAGTGATAGAAAAGTTGCCTATTTGTCGACCACTTAACAACTTTTTTAAAatcgcgaaccaacctgtggttggatggttagagggactgtggtatccccagccaccagggttcaaattttggtgctcgcatttatttatgGATttatcaggatttccggcgatgtgcattcagtgtgaggagacgttcccgtcgacgaagaggtgcctacgatgacttcgtaaatttcaagatgatatgccggctcagttgtATATGAGCGTTTGTGTATGTATTGATGTTAAAGAAAACTTCTTTAAAATCCAGTTGGTTATATGTGGCTTTTgaatgatactccctctgtaaatttttataagatcgtttagatcaaAAGTTTACAAACAGAGCGAGTAATATTTTTCTGCTAAACAGTGGAACGGCCAAGTTGCACCCGTTTTGAAGTTCAAAAACTGCATGAAAATCAGTGTGCTATAGCTAAAGAACCCGGGGGTGGAGATAGCCGATAAACTACCGTCCGGTACGATGCTCCAAAATGCTTCAAAAATTTGTCATTCTTAAGCATTGATTTTTTTTGTCCAGACCTTCATCCAAGTAAAGGTCCGGGATTAAATACTCTATGTGTGCATGTAGGAGCACGTGAAAGTACTTGAAATTACTCGGTGCTCTTCGGATCCTTATCCGAGTCAGATTCTCAAACAAAAGTAAAATGGCTCGTGGTTACCGAAGAAGATGGAGTACCTGAGCGGCCACAGTATGTTCTTTTTTTTCCTCCCATGCAACTCGACGTGGGCCTGCGGCGCGTCCGCGATCTGATTGGCGCCATCGGGCTCGATCGGAGGTGTCTGATGGCGAGATCGCTCTCAACGTCGACCCTTTGCTGCCGTTGCCGTACCGTGGCCCCGTCCGTCCGTGACACCACCGGGGTTGCCCCTACCGTGCCCAGTGCGAAGCTCGAACCAACTATCATCACGGCTGAACTGTCATGTCCCTCGCTACTCTGCCGAAAAAAGAAAAGTCGCCTAGCCACACGTGGCGCATTGCCCTCTTCGCTGAGTTGTCATATTATTTCAGTCATAGTCCTACTATTAAACCTGTGAGCAAGCCGTGGCAGCGTGTACACGTGCGTTGCTGCTGCACCGTTAGGACTTAGGAGTGGTACACAAGGACCGTTGCATGTGGAGTATGCGTATCCGGTCCAGGCCAAGCCATTCATTGCGGTCCAGAGCGCCAAAAGGCCCCGGCTTGCTTGCTTCAACCGGTGGTTTCATGCACGGAGAATacttcctttgttcctaaatacttcttccgtaaactaatataaaaataCTTAGATTACTAATGTAGTGATCTAAATGCGAAAAATCATTGGCGCGGACGAGCTCGCGCGATCTCGGTATCGCGAGGCGTCCGTTTGTTTCGGGATATGAGATGTAGCCGGTGTTCCAGGAGATGGTTGTCAGCATATTTAATGCGTATACGGCACGGGAAGAGACGGCGTTTGGGATCGTGGCGACGGACATCCAAGCGACGTTCGGTAGGCCCATCACATCCATTTAACCCAGCCCATCATCGGTGTGGTCCTCATTCGATCCCCAATTCGCTCCAACAAACCCTAGCCGCATAGTGCATCTCAATCCACCCCCAAATTGAACCAAGACACCCTAGCTAGCTGGTAAAGATGGCAGATGCAGTTGTTGATTCGGTCACCCTGCTACTCGTGCCTTGCCCGGATTGCGGCAGGAACGTCGTGACATATGTAGTTCGCCGCTGCCAGAACGGCGTCGAGCGTTTCTACAAGTGCCGCAGTCACATCGTAAGTACAGCTTTTTGGATGTTTTTCGTTGGTTTTTTCTTCTTGATTGGTTCAATGTCTCATTCCGTAGCTTTCCCAGCCAGCACGTGGTGGATGCGACTTCTATAGGTGTCCGCAAGCTTACGCCGAGTCGCTTGCTGCTGCAGACCAAAGGTAATGTAAGTTGCAGAGGTCTATGCTTATTAGCAGGGTTGGGATTTTGCAGAGGAAATTCGACTCCCCGTCTTTGTCTTGGATGGCAATTACAGTCGACTAGAACTGTCTTGGATGGCAATTACAGTCGACTAAAACTCGCTCTGTCTTATCTgaaacgcacacgcacacgcacacgcacacgcacacgcacctcTTATCAGGGAAATAACCATATTAATTTAGGTGCAAGGCTCTGAGTGAAATCAGGCTATATTAATTCAGGTGCGACGGCGGCTCTGCAAGAATGCCCTCTGAAATTTACACATATGGTGAATTATGTTAGAATAGGAAACCAAGTCTGCACTGGGTTTGGCAGCTTCTGGTGTTGGTCGATGCAATAAACAATGGACACTGCTGGAAGGAAACCAAGAACAGGAAGTTTGCTCGGTATAACATCATCCGTTTCAGATGTCTTCTAGCTTGTAGTTTTCTTGTGGCTTCTGTGTGGTACAAAACTGAATTTTGAAAATCTACAGAATGAGCAAGCTAAGGGCTGCAAATGTCCACAAGGCTTCAAGGGTGACGGCGTACACGGCTGCAAAGGTATCACCAGTACAAATATTGATCTGCAACCTTGTGGGCAATATTGTTCCATGTTTGCATGTGCTTATGTACTCCGTCAGTACAAACATTGTTTCTTAGAGTATATTTTAGCATTATTTGTGTTTCATATTGGTTCAAGACTGATATCTGTGGATGGGGCAATGATAGAATTCACCATATGTGTAAACTAGCACCGGCAAACCTGGAACAATGGCTGAAGTACTGAACTGTTTGAGCTTCTTAATTCACTAAGATTTGTACTGTACTTGAACTCTGAAATTTGGTTTTGACTTAAGATAGTAAGATTTTGACTATGATAGTGACaaaatatcatatttattcttcaaTCAAAATTCAGTtatatgatagtgactttgatacaCTATGTTTGTTTCACTATGTAGCATCACGAATTTTCATGACAAGGATGATGAAAGAGTAGATGATCATCAGGAAGAAAACTTGGCATTTTTCAGTACTAACACAATTCAGGCATGTT is a window of Triticum dicoccoides isolate Atlit2015 ecotype Zavitan chromosome 2B, WEW_v2.0, whole genome shotgun sequence DNA encoding:
- the LOC119368048 gene encoding uncharacterized protein LOC119368048 isoform X2; this encodes MADAVVDSVTLLLVPCPDCGRNVVTYVVRRCQNGVERFYKCRSHIPARGGCDFYRCPQAYAESLAAADQRKPSLHWVWQLLVLVDAINNGHCWKETKNRKFARMSKLRAANVHKASRVTAYTAAKEYLQEAG
- the LOC119368048 gene encoding uncharacterized protein LOC119368048 isoform X1, whose product is MADAVVDSVTLLLVPCPDCGRNVVTYVVRRCQNGVERFYKCRSHILSQPARGGCDFYRCPQAYAESLAAADQRKPSLHWVWQLLVLVDAINNGHCWKETKNRKFARMSKLRAANVHKASRVTAYTAAKEYLQEAG